The Cotesia glomerata isolate CgM1 linkage group LG9, MPM_Cglom_v2.3, whole genome shotgun sequence region TTCTAATGGAAATTCTTTTGGTATTTAAAGACCTCGTATCGAGAAGCGTTTTTTCGCCAGACTGGAGCGAGATGATAATGCTTCAAAAcagtgtaattttaaaatcattgaGGATATTTTCTGGCACTATATGGGACTTTTTCTTCGAGGAATTTGAGCATCAAGCCTGGTCAAATTTTTTCCACTGTGCCATTGCATTTCTTACGCAACCATCGCTTCAATTGGAAACTTTAACTACCGCTAAACGTAATCGGGTTGTATCACGTTACAACGACATGCGCaggtaattaatttcataacttttgctaatatttttattaatatcgtGTGTTTTATGCAAAAAGGGCGCATAGCTACTGGTTAGTAGGGATCCaccggctgcccaattttaaaatacagtaactgcaaaatttttatacctaatttttttttaaattgctgcatttttataacttttagaccttaatttcaagtattttttttttaagaatatttatattcaagtattttctattcataaatcaaatttttcatcaatttggcaggcaaacttttttttaataagaaaaatttttaaaaatttctaaatgttagttattactgtgttttgaaattgggcagccgccatgttaaaagggcgcttaaaaaaatttttatttgtcattcTTCTTAAAATCACTCAAAACACAATGagattaaagttagcagtcactcgagaatttttgtatttttttcaacaaacaaatttgttcaaaaaaattacttttaaaaaactgcatttttaattttttttaatttctacatgtcaatttaaaaaaaatttttttttgccataatttattaaaaaaaaaaattctaaaagttattaaatatctgttaaatttattttcatcaaaacacaaaaatctgtaaaaaaaaaaaaattcgagcatcctaaagctaaaagggcgtattTCAAgatatgcgcccttttagcttttagAAAAGTAGtgcctaaagctaaaagggagcataaaaaattttgataaatagctTCACAAgacatgaaataaaaaaatttaataaataaaaataaatttcttaacaactGGTCCTTACGATTGCAGCTTTATACTTCTCTCCTAGAcaaagaagaattttgaaaaaaaacactCTGCTATGtagtagattttttaattatctatttcatagcagagcgttttttttcaaaattcttatttgtttaaaagaaaaacataaaactgcAATAGTTTTATAATCATGAGTGCAACAAGGATAGTACTTTTTCTTGCAGTGAATGCAACGCGAAAAAAAGAGGAGATCGGCTGTTAAATACTtaaacaatattgaaaaaataataattttaaactatttttatacaagcaataaataaataaattaatcgaaattaaaataattttcaaataaaaataaattaatacaatcaCGCATAattaggaattttttaaaaatagttttaattgtaattttaagaaagTGTATGTATAGTTAGAATACGCCTCTTTGActcttccatttttttttaatttttaggctaaaaataagcattttaatgaattatttcgaaaaaaaaatttttaggcccttttagctttaggtcataaaatttttaaattcctaaagctaaaaaaacGCATAATTAGAGACATATGcacttttagctttaggaaaTCAATGCTTCATTTTTAGGTGAAGAATATGTCAACCAGTCGATTggtggcaaaaaaaaattatgcgcccttttacttTTTGGCAcgcaatataataattaattatttaacatttttcatcagaGAAATGGCTTTCGAGATCCGATCAATGTGGTTCAAATTAGGACAGCACAAATTTCTCTTCGTTCCAAATTTAGTCGGGCCAATTTTAGAGATGACTCTTATTCCCGAAACTGAATTGCGTAAAGTAACAATTCCAATATTTTTCGATATGATGCAGTGCGAATTTAACAGCTCTCGGATAACCGAAGGCTACGGTGACACCAAGCGTAACCCGTCTCACAGAAAAGAGAACTTCACCGAGTATGAGAACGAGATGATTGCCCAATTGGATGTTCTAATAGAAGGGGGACGAGGTGATGAGCAGTTCCGTTTGCTCTGGATCCAAGTAATGGAAATGCATTGCGAGAACCACGCGACAATGCGTGAACAAGGTCTGCGATTTGTCAACATTGTCGCTAATTTAATTCAACGATTACTGCAGTACCGTGACATTATCAACACTGAATCTCAAGAGCACCGGATGATGTGTACAGTTAACCTCCTAGATTTTTACTCAGAAATAAACAGGAAAGAAATGTACATAAGATACGTCAATAAATTGTGTGAACTTCATTTAGAATGTGACAATTATACCGAGGCTGCGTACACACTAAAGCTACACAGTTTATTGCTCGACTGGAGTGACCAACCTCTGTCGTCTCTCCTGCGCTCTAACAGATACCCCGCGTGTCAAACTCACCGAGAGCTCAAAGAAGCTCTTTACAATGacatgataatttatttcgACAAAGGAAAAATGTGGGAATGTGCTCTAGGTGTTTGCAaggaattaataaaacaatacgAAGAAGTAACTTACGATTATTTGCAACTATCCCAACTATTGAAGCGCATGGCCAAGTTTTACGACTCAATTGTTAAACAATTGCGCCCGGAGCCTGAGTACTTCCGTGTGGCTTATTACGGTCGTGGACATCCTCCATTTTTGCAAAacaaagtatttatttatcgagGTAAAGAGTATGAACGTCTGAGCGATTTTTGCTCCCGAACTTTGAACCAACTATCAAACGCAGAGCAGATGAACAAATTGTCCCCGCCGACTCAAGAAATGTGCGAGTCAAATCGGCAGTACgtccaaataaataaagttgagCCTATCATGGACGAGAAGAGACATCGATTAAGTGGCAAGCCTATCACAGCGGAAGCTGTTTTACGTTACCATCGGGTAAATGACGTCAAGCGGTTCAGGTTTTCAAGACCTGCACCAAAGAAAGAATTAAGAGAGTCTATAACTTCGTCTACTTTGTCTTTGTCCAAGTCTTACGAAGAATTTATCAAAGAAGAGGTTGACAATAATGATAAGTctattaatagtaatagtaatggtattagtaaaaataatgacaataataataatagtaatagtaataacgATGACAAAAATGAATTTGCTTCTTTGTGGTTGGAACGTACTGTTCTAGAAACAAATTCATCATTGCCAAATGTTCTACGATGGTGCCCGGTTATTTCTAGTGAAACTTATCTAGTAAGTCCTCTTTGCAACGCCATTGAAACGATGGAAGCTACCAACGCGGCGTTGCGTAATTTGATAATTGTCCAGCAAGCTGATCCGAGTTTGCCACTGACTCAGCTTAGCATGAAGCTCAATGGGATTCTCGACCCAGCAGTCATGGGCGGTGTTAATAAATACGAGGAAGCTTTTTTGAATCCTACTTATAGAGAAGCTCATCCTCAAGCCAGTTCGGATTTGTTGAAGCTATCAAATTTAATTGCAGAGCAAATTCCATTGCTGGCTATTGGGGTCCAGCTGCATCGAGCTAGAGCTCCGCAGGAGTTGAACCCTTTTCATCAGAGGCTCGAGCAGTGTTTTAGTAACATGCGAGCGCAAGTTGAAGCCAAGTATGGCAAGCGGACTTGTGATCTGCAGATCGAGACTCTGACTCAGTCTGTGACGATGCGAAAGCAGCTACGGAAACATGAGTCGCACTCGAGGCTTTCTGAGACTAGTGTAGTAAGCACGGAGACTGGGTCAGTGCGGTCGCATATTTTGTCAACTGCTTCCCTGCAAAAAGCCCTGGTAGGAGGAACTAGTactaccaaaaaaaaagacgCTAAAAGAAGGAGCGCGAGGAAGAGCGACTCTGCTAATTTAGTCAAGCAAGATCTGTCGACGAGCCAGTGGTACACCACGCCGGAGATTTCTCCTCAGCCTTCTGTGGCACAGGCACCTGTGACGGTTTCTAGTGTGTCCTCGCCCCCGCCAATTGAACTGAGGCAGCAGTTGAAGGCTTCCAGACCACTAAGGTCAGAGGCTGAAAAGGAACGACGGGTTAGCAGTCGCTGGTCTTTGCAGTCTCAGAGTTACATTAGGAATTCTCAAGATGATCAAACGGACTCTAATGACTCGCATGATCAGAAGATTAACCGCGACTCGGTTGGTACTACTGACAGTACTGCTTCCGAAGAAGATCTTCCACCGCCTTTGCCGATGAAAATGCGCGAGACTGACTATTGCAGTTTTTCTTCGCAAATCAGCACAGACTATTACACCAGCAGTGCCAATATTAAGTCTATTATTAGCGAAagtttggatattaaattaatgtcgGCGTCAATTGATGatagttttgataatttaagtAAACCACCGACTCCACCTCCTAAGCCTAAAGTCAATCGGGCTTTATTGAATAGTAATTCGCTgaggaaaaattcttttcatAATGTTTCAATGCCTACTGactgacattttaaaattacgtttaagtatttttattgtagGATGATTCGATTTGTTGGCAAGATAAAAAGTATTAGCTTGAGtcagaacaaaattttttattattagttagattattttttagacagtgaatttttcacaaaattgtGGAGtgatttttacaataatagtttattgaatattaattttttttatggaaaagACTCTGTTTAAATAAGGGAAAAGCACATATTATTGACAAGGTCCACACTATTGACCccctatttaattttattatttcattattaaaatctgttaataatcacaattgttgataaggtaaaagacccagttattgacacttgcaattttaattaaaaaaaaaaaaaaacaaattaactctgataaattaatgaatataattcttgaattataaattttaaaataattggtttttaagaacattttatttttttaattagaatgaAATTGCAAAtgtcaaacaactaggccagtgtcaataactgggtcttttaccttatttcatgacaattttacatatttttaaaattaaaaaatagtaaaatttaattccaaggtataaactatttaccgcaaaaaaatttcattttttcaagtagGACAAAACTGCTTATAcgtttgtaatttattaacaatatcgTTAAGAAAGACCTCATTTTCAAATCCAGATttctcaatgttttttttatgtaattgcattgcttgaaattaatttagattatttataatctaaataaccatataatcatttatttatactttatcgagttaaaattaattttaaaatagcggatgtcaatgatggggacacaaaaattaacttgcgtCAACTAACGACATAGGCCATAATTTAAGGCAGCCTAAATCCCTCACATACGTATCAACGTATTAATGTTTACATACTATCatgtgattttataagaataaaagtatttgagactagaaaaaattgctaaaaacaCCTGGTAGAAAATGTAGAAATACAACAcgaaaagaacaagatgacactggatattatctcagattatactcagtgatatcagtggtgaaaaaaaatttcagatagtatttaaaacaatatttgactatcttaatatctaaaatacataatggatattataatgatagtataatccagatatcactcagtataatctggattatactagctactatctgaaatttttttaccgcAGATATCACCGAGTTTAATCTGgaatgatatccagtgtcatcttgttctttccgtgtaggtcttaaacgaattttaaaataataaaaattattgatagttttgcattagttaataaaaatgattattgttaatataaatttaactgtaataaAAGACCTGTCAATAATAGGGTCAATAGTATGTCAATAATCggctctttgaattttttgcgcTGTCAATAATACATACATTCGACCTGTTGGTTTTAagttgatataataattattaaatttattgctattaaagttaattaattaaattatataagtaaaaacaatgattaagatgtcctataaaaaaaaaaagttgatgatattgatttgaaatacgataaaaaattcaaatattcatgATCAGGcttatagtgtcaataatgggggcttttaccttatttaagTTTAAGATTTTGAGTTTATGTTTGACGAGGTGGTGTTACCAAGAAATTCGACCAAATTTCGacacaaattttatttgctaTGACCATATTTAATAGTGCCATCATATAATCGATAATTACCAATGctgttagttaaaaatttattattttattaaaattatatttgttaaatGTGTAAATatcgtaatttatatttaacaaattaaatgcCATAACTTTTTCATCTAGTTACTGATATACTTAACTTTTTATTCATTTGACGTCGATCTTATAGATcagatttatatattatatattttgcctgaaattatatttatataatataataaatatatatatcatataaataaattttatattatacaatTGCAATGTTGTTTTTTAGGTACTATAAAACTATTTTGTAATTAGACTATTAAGTGAAACCATGACGTCCACTatggtaaatttttaatatttaacttcTTGCCTAGTTGTAGTAACTCATGTGCTCtaaatactaattaaaaataatacctaggctttattatataaataattagttttgttttacaaaatattaacgTACCAAAGAGGTAAATCATTTTCTTTCGTTGatggtaaattaaaaactaaatttttaatagattaaaaattttgattaaataaattttataaacgttttgtatataaaaatatcgaataaattttttattgtcattttaCTATTGATCTTCTTATTTTACACTTAAAATTAGAACCAATTAGACCTTAATACCTACTTATATCATACAGAGTAAATAGAAGTGTTTCTATGGCAACTGGAAATTTAGtctaaaagtaataatttttatcttacatATTATAATGGAAAGTAATTGTTATCGTGTCAATATAACAAAGTGGTTACCATTTCCTGATACAAAATTAGAATCATGGTTCAAAGACATTGTTCATTTCAATTATTCGACTAGAAAATTAGCTCGAGAAATGGGATTGATTATCGAACAGATACAACAGTGTACTATCGCTTGCGATCAAGAGGTAttagtaatatttattagaatatgatactgaaattgag contains the following coding sequences:
- the LOC123271129 gene encoding dedicator of cytokinesis protein 2 isoform X4; translated protein: MFPKSYTHILLQPVNSDVLMHEITSVLREWGHHWKHLYVINSSNFGAIQQQILELIGFRSKILSGTLTVDELKDVKRLATACIDAGNQLLGLDMVVRDNQGNILDPEKTSTVQLYYHHQIASERIRTTTTDTKKKSLKPQVPVYSHVFFVSVRNFVCKMTEDVELLLTLYDSKEGKAIAENYVVSWSKEGLARDIDQLHNLRVLFTDLGSRDLTRDKVYLVCYVIRVGGMDPKEIDHRRSSVVQASTKSKNYADSMRRPFGVAAMDITLYITGKLEGDVEHHHFIPFVQCCEKESLDGTLRRILAQKDTSVQKNSGNSSNNHVGGQGLWASLKLLRGDTKQVREEYPHLVLGNVSVARKMGFPEVILPGDVRNDLYLTLVNGEFSKGSKSTDKNVQVTVKVCNEHGVAIPGVITLGGGAPFIDEYRSVIYYHEDKPRWCETFKIAIPIEEFKLAHLKFTFKHRSSNEAKDKSEKPFALSYVRLMQRNGTTLQDTNHELLVYKLDHKKYEDNDTTYLKLPSTRAELVELNIEKKPVLGPLTLTSKDTFLISTNVCSTKLTQNVDLLGLLNSASRPTDLKESLTALMKVDGEEVVKFLQDVLDALFNILINNFDNDLYDDMVFECILYIIGLVSDRKYQHFQPVLDLYISDSFSATLAYKKLIAVMRKRIENASKGEKYDVLLKTMKSLQYCMRFIVKSRLLFSEFDENQQEFSQTLTDFLNSFVNLMSNEAGEILTVQGACLKYIPSTIPHLLQVYSGKQLSLILTQLLDHLPPGRLNKQKMMTVNDIIHSPLFLDVECRGILLPKIVKLVRDLLEAKEEGLSGTPGKSVAKVARLLGENRHRLNQQRGYSEEVELCVKILSDILELTFRKDIGSTVSDIKEIMLISLRTVIQTVISMDREDPLVGHLVSVMLSIFRQMTEGHFKIYTDHFVTRFDLLDFLMEILLVFKDLVSRSVFSPDWSEMIMLQNSVILKSLRIFSGTIWDFFFEEFEHQAWSNFFHCAIAFLTQPSLQLETLTTAKRNRVVSRYNDMRREMAFEIRSMWFKLGQHKFLFVPNLVGPILEMTLIPETELRKVTIPIFFDMMQCEFNSSRITEGYGDTKRNPSHRKENFTEYENEMIAQLDVLIEGGRGDEQFRLLWIQVMEMHCENHATMREQGLRFVNIVANLIQRLLQYRDIINTESQEHRMMCTVNLLDFYSEINRKEMYIRYVNKLCELHLECDNYTEAAYTLKLHSLLLDWSDQPLSSLLRSNRYPACQTHRELKEALYNDMIIYFDKGKMWECALGVCKELIKQYEEVTYDYLQLSQLLKRMAKFYDSIVKQLRPEPEYFRVAYYGRGHPPFLQNKVFIYRGKEYERLSDFCSRTLNQLSNAEQMNKLSPPTQEMCESNRQYVQINKVEPIMDEKRHRLSGKPITAEAVLRYHRVNDVKRFRFSRPAPKKELRESITSSTLSLSKSYEEFIKEEVDNNDKSINSNSNGISKNNDNNNNSNSNNDDKNEFASLWLERTVLETNSSLPNVLRWCPVISSETYLVSPLCNAIETMEATNAALRNLIIVQQADPSLPLTQLSMKLNGILDPAVMGGVNKYEEAFLNPTYREAHPQASSDLLKLSNLIAEQIPLLAIGVQLHRARAPQELNPFHQRLEQCFSNMRAQVEAKYGKRTCDLQIETLTQSVTMRKQLRKHESHSRLSETSVVSTETGSVRSHILSTASLQKALVGGTSTTKKKDAKRRSARKSDSANLVKQDLSTSQWYTTPEISPQPSVAQAPVTVSSVSSPPPIELRQQLKASRPLRSEAEKERRVSSRWSLQSQSYIRNSQDDQTDSNDSHDQKINRDSVGTTDSTASEEDLPPPLPMKMRETDYCSFSSQISTDYYTSSANIKSIISESLDIKLMSASIDDSFDNLSKPPTPPPKPKVNRALLNSNSLRKNSFHNVSMPTD
- the LOC123271129 gene encoding dedicator of cytokinesis protein 1 isoform X3, which codes for MTVWRKKDGYNAVAIYNYWHHGDRSLNLTVGDVIEIIGECDNWYYGRNKHKGSKGMFPKSYTHILLQPVNSDVLMHEITSVLREWGHHWKHLYVINSSNFGAIQQQILELIGFRSKILSGTLTVDELKDVKRLATACIDAGNQLLGLDMVVRDNQGNILDPEKTSTVQLYYHHQIASERIRTTTTDTKKKSLKPQVPVYSHVFFVSVRNFVCKMTEDVELLLTLYDSKEGKAIAENYVVSWSKEGLARDIDQLHNLRVLFTDLGSRDLTRDKVYLVCYVIRVGGMDPKEIDHRRSSVVQASTKSKNYADSMRRPFGVAAMDITLYITGKLEGDVEHHHFIPFVQCCEKESLDGTLRRILAQKDTSVQKNSGNSSNNHVGGQGLWASLKLLRGDTKQVREEYPHLVLGNVSVARKMGFPEVILPGDVRNDLYLTLVNGEFSKGSKSTDKNVQVTVKVCNEHGVAIPGVITLGGGAPFIDEYRSVIYYHEDKPRWCETFKIAIPIEEFKLAHLKFTFKHRSSNEAKDKSEKPFALSYVRLMQRNGTTLQDTNHELLVYKLDHKKYEDNDTTYLKLPSTRAELVELNIEKKPVLGPLTLTSKDTFLISTNVCSTKLTQNVDLLGLLNSASRPTDLKESLTALMKVDGEEVVKFLQDVLDALFNILINNFDNDLYDDMVFECILYIIGLVSDRKYQHFQPVLDLYISDSFSATLAYKKLIAVMRKRIENASKGEKYDVLLKTMKSLQYCMRFIVKSRLLFSEFDENQQEFSQTLTDFLNSFVNLMSNEAGEILTVQGACLKYIPSTIPHLLQVYSGKQLSLILTQLLDHLPPGRLNKQKMMTVNDIIHSPLFLDVECRGILLPKIVKLVRDLLEAKEEVELCVKILSDILELTFRKDIGSTVSDIKEIMLISLRTVIQTVISMDREDPLVGHLVSVMLSIFRQMTEGHFKIYTDHFVTRFDLLDFLMEILLVFKDLVSRSVFSPDWSEMIMLQNSVILKSLRIFSGTIWDFFFEEFEHQAWSNFFHCAIAFLTQPSLQLETLTTAKRNRVVSRYNDMRREMAFEIRSMWFKLGQHKFLFVPNLVGPILEMTLIPETELRKVTIPIFFDMMQCEFNSSRITEGYGDTKRNPSHRKENFTEYENEMIAQLDVLIEGGRGDEQFRLLWIQVMEMHCENHATMREQGLRFVNIVANLIQRLLQYRDIINTESQEHRMMCTVNLLDFYSEINRKEMYIRYVNKLCELHLECDNYTEAAYTLKLHSLLLDWSDQPLSSLLRSNRYPACQTHRELKEALYNDMIIYFDKGKMWECALGVCKELIKQYEEVTYDYLQLSQLLKRMAKFYDSIVKQLRPEPEYFRVAYYGRGHPPFLQNKVFIYRGKEYERLSDFCSRTLNQLSNAEQMNKLSPPTQEMCESNRQYVQINKVEPIMDEKRHRLSGKPITAEAVLRYHRVNDVKRFRFSRPAPKKELRESITSSTLSLSKSYEEFIKEEVDNNDKSINSNSNGISKNNDNNNNSNSNNDDKNEFASLWLERTVLETNSSLPNVLRWCPVISSETYLVSPLCNAIETMEATNAALRNLIIVQQADPSLPLTQLSMKLNGILDPAVMGGVNKYEEAFLNPTYREAHPQASSDLLKLSNLIAEQIPLLAIGVQLHRARAPQELNPFHQRLEQCFSNMRAQVEAKYGKRTCDLQIETLTQSVTMRKQLRKHESHSRLSETSVVSTETGSVRSHILSTASLQKALVGGTSTTKKKDAKRRSARKSDSANLVKQDLSTSQWYTTPEISPQPSVAQAPVTVSSVSSPPPIELRQQLKASRPLRSEAEKERRVSSRWSLQSQSYIRNSQDDQTDSNDSHDQKINRDSVGTTDSTASEEDLPPPLPMKMRETDYCSFSSQISTDYYTSSANIKSIISESLDIKLMSASIDDSFDNLSKPPTPPPKPKVNRALLNSNSLRKNSFHNVSMPTD
- the LOC123271129 gene encoding dedicator of cytokinesis protein 2 isoform X1, producing the protein MTVWRKKDGYNAVAIYNYWHHGDRSLNLTVGDVIEIIGECDNWYYGRNKHKGSKGMFPKSYTHILLQPVNSDVLMHEITSVLREWGHHWKHLYVINSSNFGAIQQQILELIGFRSKILSGTLTVDELKDVKRLATACIDAGNQLLGLDMVVRDNQGNILDPEKTSTVQLYYHHQIASERIRTTTTDTKKKSLKPQVPVYSHVFFVSVRNFVCKMTEDVELLLTLYDSKEGKAIAENYVVSWSKEGLARDIDQLHNLRVLFTDLGSRDLTRDKVYLVCYVIRVGGMDPKEIDHRRSSVVQASTKSKNYADSMRRPFGVAAMDITLYITGKLEGDVEHHHFIPFVQCCEKESLDGTLRRILAQKDTSVQKNSGNSSNNHVGGQGLWASLKLLRGDTKQVREEYPHLVLGNVSVARKMGFPEVILPGDVRNDLYLTLVNGEFSKGSKSTDKNVQVTVKVCNEHGVAIPGVITLGGGAPFIDEYRSVIYYHEDKPRWCETFKIAIPIEEFKLAHLKFTFKHRSSNEAKDKSEKPFALSYVRLMQRNGTTLQDTNHELLVYKLDHKKYEDNDTTYLKLPSTRAELVELNIEKKPVLGPLTLTSKDTFLISTNVCSTKLTQNVDLLGLLNSASRPTDLKESLTALMKVDGEEVVKFLQDVLDALFNILINNFDNDLYDDMVFECILYIIGLVSDRKYQHFQPVLDLYISDSFSATLAYKKLIAVMRKRIENASKGEKYDVLLKTMKSLQYCMRFIVKSRLLFSEFDENQQEFSQTLTDFLNSFVNLMSNEAGEILTVQGACLKYIPSTIPHLLQVYSGKQLSLILTQLLDHLPPGRLNKQKMMTVNDIIHSPLFLDVECRGILLPKIVKLVRDLLEAKEEGLSGTPGKSVAKVARLLGENRHRLNQQRGYSEEVELCVKILSDILELTFRKDIGSTVSDIKEIMLISLRTVIQTVISMDREDPLVGHLVSVMLSIFRQMTEGHFKIYTDHFVTRFDLLDFLMEILLVFKDLVSRSVFSPDWSEMIMLQNSVILKSLRIFSGTIWDFFFEEFEHQAWSNFFHCAIAFLTQPSLQLETLTTAKRNRVVSRYNDMRREMAFEIRSMWFKLGQHKFLFVPNLVGPILEMTLIPETELRKVTIPIFFDMMQCEFNSSRITEGYGDTKRNPSHRKENFTEYENEMIAQLDVLIEGGRGDEQFRLLWIQVMEMHCENHATMREQGLRFVNIVANLIQRLLQYRDIINTESQEHRMMCTVNLLDFYSEINRKEMYIRYVNKLCELHLECDNYTEAAYTLKLHSLLLDWSDQPLSSLLRSNRYPACQTHRELKEALYNDMIIYFDKGKMWECALGVCKELIKQYEEVTYDYLQLSQLLKRMAKFYDSIVKQLRPEPEYFRVAYYGRGHPPFLQNKVFIYRGKEYERLSDFCSRTLNQLSNAEQMNKLSPPTQEMCESNRQYVQINKVEPIMDEKRHRLSGKPITAEAVLRYHRVNDVKRFRFSRPAPKKELRESITSSTLSLSKSYEEFIKEEVDNNDKSINSNSNGISKNNDNNNNSNSNNDDKNEFASLWLERTVLETNSSLPNVLRWCPVISSETYLVSPLCNAIETMEATNAALRNLIIVQQADPSLPLTQLSMKLNGILDPAVMGGVNKYEEAFLNPTYREAHPQASSDLLKLSNLIAEQIPLLAIGVQLHRARAPQELNPFHQRLEQCFSNMRAQVEAKYGKRTCDLQIETLTQSVTMRKQLRKHESHSRLSETSVVSTETGSVRSHILSTASLQKALVGGTSTTKKKDAKRRSARKSDSANLVKQDLSTSQWYTTPEISPQPSVAQAPVTVSSVSSPPPIELRQQLKASRPLRSEAEKERRVSSRWSLQSQSYIRNSQDDQTDSNDSHDQKINRDSVGTTDSTASEEDLPPPLPMKMRETDYCSFSSQISTDYYTSSANIKSIISESLDIKLMSASIDDSFDNLSKPPTPPPKPKVNRALLNSNSLRKNSFHNVSMPTD
- the LOC123271129 gene encoding dedicator of cytokinesis protein 2 isoform X2 — encoded protein: MTVWRKKDGYNAVAIYNYWHHGDRSLNLTVGDVIEIIGECDNWYYGRNKHKGSKGMFPKSYTHILLQPVNSDVLMHEITSVLREWGHHWKHLYVINSSNFGAIQQQILELIGFRSKILSGTLTVDELKDVKRLATACIDAGNQLLGLDMVVRDNQGNILDPEKTSTVQLYYHHQIASERIRTTTTDTKKKSLKPQVPVYSHVFFVSVRNFVCKMTEDVELLLTLYDSKEGKAIAENYVVSWSKEGLARDIDQLHNLRVLFTDLGSRDLTRDKVYLVCYVIRVGGMDPKEIDHRRSSVVQASTKSKNYADSMRRPFGVAAMDITLYITGKLEGDVEHHHFIPFVHCEKESLDGTLRRILAQKDTSVQKNSGNSSNNHVGGQGLWASLKLLRGDTKQVREEYPHLVLGNVSVARKMGFPEVILPGDVRNDLYLTLVNGEFSKGSKSTDKNVQVTVKVCNEHGVAIPGVITLGGGAPFIDEYRSVIYYHEDKPRWCETFKIAIPIEEFKLAHLKFTFKHRSSNEAKDKSEKPFALSYVRLMQRNGTTLQDTNHELLVYKLDHKKYEDNDTTYLKLPSTRAELVELNIEKKPVLGPLTLTSKDTFLISTNVCSTKLTQNVDLLGLLNSASRPTDLKESLTALMKVDGEEVVKFLQDVLDALFNILINNFDNDLYDDMVFECILYIIGLVSDRKYQHFQPVLDLYISDSFSATLAYKKLIAVMRKRIENASKGEKYDVLLKTMKSLQYCMRFIVKSRLLFSEFDENQQEFSQTLTDFLNSFVNLMSNEAGEILTVQGACLKYIPSTIPHLLQVYSGKQLSLILTQLLDHLPPGRLNKQKMMTVNDIIHSPLFLDVECRGILLPKIVKLVRDLLEAKEEGLSGTPGKSVAKVARLLGENRHRLNQQRGYSEEVELCVKILSDILELTFRKDIGSTVSDIKEIMLISLRTVIQTVISMDREDPLVGHLVSVMLSIFRQMTEGHFKIYTDHFVTRFDLLDFLMEILLVFKDLVSRSVFSPDWSEMIMLQNSVILKSLRIFSGTIWDFFFEEFEHQAWSNFFHCAIAFLTQPSLQLETLTTAKRNRVVSRYNDMRREMAFEIRSMWFKLGQHKFLFVPNLVGPILEMTLIPETELRKVTIPIFFDMMQCEFNSSRITEGYGDTKRNPSHRKENFTEYENEMIAQLDVLIEGGRGDEQFRLLWIQVMEMHCENHATMREQGLRFVNIVANLIQRLLQYRDIINTESQEHRMMCTVNLLDFYSEINRKEMYIRYVNKLCELHLECDNYTEAAYTLKLHSLLLDWSDQPLSSLLRSNRYPACQTHRELKEALYNDMIIYFDKGKMWECALGVCKELIKQYEEVTYDYLQLSQLLKRMAKFYDSIVKQLRPEPEYFRVAYYGRGHPPFLQNKVFIYRGKEYERLSDFCSRTLNQLSNAEQMNKLSPPTQEMCESNRQYVQINKVEPIMDEKRHRLSGKPITAEAVLRYHRVNDVKRFRFSRPAPKKELRESITSSTLSLSKSYEEFIKEEVDNNDKSINSNSNGISKNNDNNNNSNSNNDDKNEFASLWLERTVLETNSSLPNVLRWCPVISSETYLVSPLCNAIETMEATNAALRNLIIVQQADPSLPLTQLSMKLNGILDPAVMGGVNKYEEAFLNPTYREAHPQASSDLLKLSNLIAEQIPLLAIGVQLHRARAPQELNPFHQRLEQCFSNMRAQVEAKYGKRTCDLQIETLTQSVTMRKQLRKHESHSRLSETSVVSTETGSVRSHILSTASLQKALVGGTSTTKKKDAKRRSARKSDSANLVKQDLSTSQWYTTPEISPQPSVAQAPVTVSSVSSPPPIELRQQLKASRPLRSEAEKERRVSSRWSLQSQSYIRNSQDDQTDSNDSHDQKINRDSVGTTDSTASEEDLPPPLPMKMRETDYCSFSSQISTDYYTSSANIKSIISESLDIKLMSASIDDSFDNLSKPPTPPPKPKVNRALLNSNSLRKNSFHNVSMPTD